The Lactuca sativa cultivar Salinas chromosome 2, Lsat_Salinas_v11, whole genome shotgun sequence genome includes a window with the following:
- the LOC111915025 gene encoding uncharacterized protein LOC111915025, producing MLLKERCMRFLDCALIPPMAFSCSFSSSLNRSSKKSTAHDTKTYDCGFPTRILTSKTPKNPGRHFMVCNEGKCKYWKWLDVEPVEMPLMEVVEGKKVELVALKTEVEKVKEDMEQMKKEKYSDAIAMKEKIYKFTIGFLFLIIVYMMKSCIERCCLNGMNVLS from the exons ATGTTATTAAAAGAGAGGTGTATGCGGTTCCTTGATTGTGCCCTAATACCGCCGATGGCTTTCTCCTGCAGCTTCTCATCATCCCTCAATCGATCAAGCAAGAAATCAACTGCGCACGATACAAAAACTTATGATTGTGGGTTCCCTACACGTATTCTAACATCAAAAACACCAAAGAATCCAGGGAGGCATTTCATGGTGTGCAATGAG GGTAAATGCAAATATTGGAAATGGTTGGATGTAGAACCTGTAgaaatgcctctaatggaagtgGTGGAGGGAAAGAAAGTTGAATTAGTAGCATTAAAGACCGAAGTAGAGAAGGTGAAGGAAGACATGGAACAAATGAAGAAGGAAAAGTACTCTGATGCCATTGCAATGAAGGAAAAAATATATAAGTTTACCATAGGATTTCTTTTTTTGATCATCGTGTATATGATGAAATCATGTATTGAAAGATGTTGTTTGAATGGAATGAATGTATTATCTTAA
- the LOC111915026 gene encoding copper transport protein CCH has translation MSQTVVLKVAMSCGGCAGAVKRVLTNMEGVETFDIDLEHKKVTVKGNVEPDLVFQTVSKTGKKTEFWPTEEASSCCGGKKSEEAVVAAPSSEAGETVDPVPVAATPSCVAGKPVSEAAKPVEPVIAPSAEVEKPVEPVEKPVEPVVV, from the exons ATGTCTCAG ACCGTCGTTCTCAAGGTTGCCATGTCATGTGGAGGCTGTGCTGGTGCCGTGAAGAGGGTTCTCACCAACATGGAAG GGGTGGAAACTTTTGACATTGATCTGGAGCACAAAAAGGTTACAGTGAAAGGAAACGTGGAGCCAGATCTAGTTTTTCAAACAGTTTCCAAGACAGGGAAGAAGACGGAGTTTTGGCCAACAGAAGAAGCGTCGTCATGTTGTGGAGGGAAGAAATCAGAGGAGGCTGTTGTTGCTGCACCATCTAGTGAAGCCGGAGAAACGGTGGACCCTGTCCCTGTGGCGGCAACACCATCTTGTGTCGCCGGAAAACCAGTTAGTGAAGCTGCAAAACCGGTGGAGCCTGTTATTGCACCATCTGCTGAGGTGGAGAAACCGGTGGAACCGGTTGAAAAGCCGGTTGAACCTGTTGTTGTTTGA